The following proteins are co-located in the Manihot esculenta cultivar AM560-2 chromosome 9, M.esculenta_v8, whole genome shotgun sequence genome:
- the LOC110622678 gene encoding alpha carbonic anhydrase 4, producing MLATGNTTLFTYTEGERGPSKWGQLSPSWTACRTAAKAQSPVDLVHKAATLQPALGDLKLQYRPAAASIKSSGNFIEVIWKGNAGKIVVDGNQYKLKKIHWHTPAEHAIDGKRVDLELHLVHQNSAGGMAVIGILFKLGDADPFLTQLLPSIKTITKEGKDLGTINPGDSGIVSKSSYFRYTGSLTNPPCTEGVVWTVLDEVKMVSAEQLDALKKAVDAEFKMNSRPLQALNGRPVKFYKAAQ from the exons ATGCTCG CTACTGGCAATACGACGCTGTTTACTTATACAGAAGGTGAGAGAGGACCATCAAAGTGGGGACAGCTGAGCCCTAGTTGGACAGCTTGTAGAACTGCAGCAAAGGCTCAGTCTCCTGTTGATCTTGTTCATAAAGCTGCAACTTTACAACCTGCCCTTGGAGATCTCAAATTACAGTATCGACCAGCTGCTGCCTCTATCAAGAGCAGCGGAAATTTTATCGAG GTGATATGGAAAGGGAACGCTGGgaaaattgttgttgatggaaATCAATACAAGCTGAAAAAAATCCATTGGCATACACCAGCGGAGCATGCAATCGATGGAAAAAG ggTCGATTTGGAGCTTCATTTAGTCCATCAAAACTCTGCTGGAGGAATGGCTGTTATCGGAATTCTTTTCAAATTAGGGGATGCTGACCCATTCCTCACACAG CTGTTGCCCTCCATAAAGACAATTACAAAAGAAGGCAAGGATTTGGGGACAATAAACCCCGGAGATAGTGGAATTGTGAGCAAGAGTAGCTATTTCAGATACACCGGCTCTCTCACCAATCCTCCATGCACTGAGGGAGTTGTTTGGACTGTTCTCGATGag GTGAAGATGGTTTCAGCTGAGCAGCTAGATGCCTTGAAGAAGGCAGTTGATGCT gaatttaaaatgaattcaaGACCACTCCAAGCACTAAATGGAAGGCCAGTCAAATTTTACAAGGCTGCACAATGA
- the LOC110621991 gene encoding uncharacterized protein LOC110621991 has product MAFLFNKFQEAVKVLARSPTFARDPRQLQFEVDINRLFLYTSYNRLGRNAEEADAEEIIEMASKASVADQQKQVQENIHYQIGNFCTAMDEILNPDTNKRNEPGEPLGQSDTAPCQSGLSLAVGKSSRTVSPAIPETRPLNGAEVSWRLKDQSGYTLGLKESQIPHKEAGQGLFVDGEADVGTVIALYPGVIYSPAYYSHIPGYPRVDAHNTHLITRYDGTVIDSQPWGSGGEARELWNGSLVPEIRPDVQSSEKGSGLFWKMLSKPVEGMQVSCSSEVLERRNPLALAHFANHPAKGMAPNVMICPYDFPLTEKDMRTYIPNILFGNSKEEMNMRRFGSFWYRSKAKKSGSDVPVLKALVLVATRALCDEEVLLNYRLSNSKRQPEWYTPVDEEEDRSKWS; this is encoded by the exons ATGGCTTTTCTGTTTAACAAGTTTCAAGAG GCTGTGAAGGTTCTTGCAAGAAGTCCTACTTTTGCCAGAGATCCAAGGCAGCTACAGTTTGAAGTGGACATAAATCGCCTTTTCCTATATACCAG CTACAATCGTCTGGGGAGGAATGCTGAAGAGGCAGATGCAGAAGAGATCATTGAAATGGCTAGTAAAGCTTCTGTTGCTGATCAGCAGAAGCAAGTCCAAGAAAACATCCACTATCAAATTGGAAATTTCTGCACAGCTATGGATGAAATTCTTAATCCTGATACAAATAAGAGAAATGAGCCAGGTGAACCGTTGGGACAGTCAGATACAGCTCCGTGTCAAAGTGGCCTCAGTTTGGCTGTTGGAAAGAGTAGTCGTACTGTGTCTCCAG CTATACCTGAAACAAGGCCATTGAACGGTGCTGAAGTTTCATGGAGGTTGAAAGATCAAAGTGGGTACACACTTGGTCTAAAAGAATCTCAGATACCCCACAAAGAAGCTGGACAAGGCCTATTTGTAGACGGTGAAGCTGATGTTGGCACTGTGATTGCTTTGTACCCTGGCGTGATATACTCCCCAGCTTATTATAGCCATATCCCTGGATACCCAAGAGTTGATGCCCATAACACACACTTGATCACAAGGTATGATGGTACTGTAATCGATTCCCAGCCCTGGGGTTCTGGGGGTGAAGCGCGTGAATTGTGGAATGGGTCACTTGTGCCAGAGATCAGGCCTGATGTGCAAAGTAGCGAAAAAGGTTCAGGTCTGTTCTGGAAAATGCTCAGTAAGCCTGTAGAAGGGATGCAAGTTAGTTGTAGCAGTGAGGTCCTGGAGCGGAGGAACCCTTTAGCTTTGGCTCATTTTGCCAATCATCCAGCAAAGGGTATGGCTCCAAATGTCATGATTTGCCCATATGACTTCCCATTGACTGAGAAGGACATGAGAACCTATATACCAAATATACTATTTGGCAACTCAAAAGAAGAAATGAATATGAGAAGATTTGGGAGCTTTTGGTATAGATCTAAGGCAAAAAAGAGTGGGTCCGATGTTCCGGTTCTGAAGGCTCTCGTATTGGTAGCTACTAGGGCACTTTGTGATGAAGAAGTGCTGTTGAACTACCGGTTGAGCAACTCAAAGCGACAGCCAGAGTGGTATACTCCGGTGGATGAAGAGGAAGACCGAAGCAAATGGAGCTAA
- the LOC110623137 gene encoding calcium-binding protein CBP, with amino-acid sequence MSGYPHPPAGYGYGAPPTSQSYGTAPAYGAPPPSQPYGAPPPSQPYGAPPPSQPYGTPPPSHPYGAPYAPPPGDKPPKDKPHSSAPAHGGYPPSAPYGSPFASLVPSTFPPGTDPNVVACFQLADQDGSGFIDDKELQRALSSYDQSFSLRTVHLLLFHFTNTNSRKIGPKEFTSVFYSLQSWRSIFDRFDRDRSGRIDSNELKEALYSLGFAVSPVVLDLLVSKFDKSGGKNRAIEYDNFIECCLTVKGLTEKFKEKDSTYSGSATFTYEAFMLTVLPFLIA; translated from the exons ATGTCCGGTTATCCTCATCCTCCGGCAGGCTACGGCTACGGTGCTCCACCGACATCCCAATCTTACGGAACCGCTCCTGCATACGGAGCGCCACCGCCTTCTCAGCCTTACGGTGCACCACCGCCTTCTCAGCCTTACGGTGCACCACCGCCTTCTCAGCCTTACGGTACGCCGCCGCCTTCTCACCCCTACGGTGCACCCTATGCACCACCTCCGGGCGACAAGCCACCAAAGGACAAACCTCACTCCTCTGCTCCCGCACACGGCGGTTACCCACCGTCAGCTCCGTATGGAAGCCCGTTCGCCTCACTAGTACCCTCCACTTTTCCTCCAGGGACGGATCCCAACGTCGTTGCGTGCTTCCAACTCGCTGATCAGGACGGCAGTGGGTTCATCGACGACAAGGAATTGCAGAGAGCGCTCTCTAGTTATGATCAGAGCTTCAGTTTGAGGACCGTTCATCTTCTCCTGTTTCATTTCACCAACACCAACAGCAGGAAGATCG GGCCAAAGGAATTCACCTCAGTATTCTACAGTCTTCAGAGCTGGagg TCCATTTTCGATAGATTTGATAGGGATAGGAGTGGCAGGATTGATTCTAATGAGCTGAAGGAGGCCTTATATAgtttagggtttgctgtatcaCCGGTCGTTTTGGATTTGTTGGTTTCTAAGTTTGATAAAAGTGGAGGCAAAAATAGGGCCATTGAATATGACAATTTCATTGA GTGCTGTCTTACTGTCAAG GGTTTGACTGAGAAATTCAAAGAGAAGGACTCCACATATTCCGGTTCGGCAACTTTCACTTATGAGGCCTTCATGCTAACCGTTCTGCCATTCCTCATAGCATGA
- the LOC110622460 gene encoding calcium-binding protein CBP codes for MSSNYPSVQLGRGYGYQPPQQQQPQPQHQSPTPAPQPYPPQAPAQPYPPQAPAQPYPPQATNQPCASPAPVQPYPPPAPCQDQPYGAPQENPHCPAPPHGDNSQQAPYGSPFGSLAPSGFPPGTDPHIISSFQLGDHDGSGFIEDKELQRVLASYSQKFSLRTIHLVLFHFTNSNCRKIGPKEFTLVFKSLQNWRGIFENFDRDRSGMIDSNELREALCSLGFAVSPAVLDLLVSKFDKSGGKSKAIEYENFIECCLIVKGLTEKFKEKDCSYSGSATFTYEAFMLTVLPFLII; via the exons ATGTCCAGTAATTATCCTTCTGTTCAATTAGGCCGCGGTTACGGTTATCAACCGCCGCAGCAACAGCAACCCCAACCCCAACACCAGTCACCTACCCCAGCTCCTCAGCCCTACCCTCCACAAGCACCTGCTCAGCCCTATCCTCCACAGGCACCTGCTCAGCCCTACCCTCCACAGGCAACCAATCAGCCCTGTGCTTCACCGGCACCTGTTCAGCCCTATCCTCCACCGGCACCTTGTCAAGATCAGCCCTACGGTGCACCACAGGAAAATCCCCACTGTCCTGCACCTCCACACGGCGATAACTCACAGCAAGCTCCTTATGGAAGCCCGTTCGGCTCACTAGCACCCTCCGGTTTTCCTCCAGGGACGGATCCACACATTATATCGTCCTTTCAACTCGGTGATCACGACGGCAGCGGGTTTATCGAAGACAAGGAGTTGCAGAGAGTGCTCGCTAGTTATAGTCAGAAATTCAGCTTGAGGACCATTCATCTTGTCCTGTTTCATTTCACCAATAGCAACTGCAGGAAGATCG GCCCGAAAGAATTCACTTTAGTGTTCAAGAGTCTTCAGAACTGGAGG gGCATTTTCGAGAACTTTGATAGGGATAGGAGTGGCATGATTGATTCTAATGAGCTGAGAGAGGCACTATGTAGTTTGGGATTTGCCGTCTCCCCAGCCGTTTTGGATTTGCTGGTCTCTAAGTTTGATAAATCTGGAGGCAAAAGCAAGGCCATTGAATATGAAAACTTCATTGA GTGCTGTCTTATTGTCAAG GGTCTGACtgagaaattcaaagaaaaggaCTGCTCATACTCTGGTTCGGCAACTTTCACTTACGAGGCTTTCATGTTAACTGTTCTGCCATTCCTCATAATATGA